One Thermococcus alcaliphilus DNA window includes the following coding sequences:
- a CDS encoding ATP synthase subunit A, giving the protein MGRIIRVTGPLVVADEMRGSRMYEVVRVGELGLIGEIIRLEGDKAVIQVYEETAGVRPGEPVVGTGASLSVELGPGLLTSIYDGIQRPLEILREKSGDFIGRGLTAPALPRDKKWHFTPKVKVGDKIVGGDIIGVVPETSIIEHKIMVPPGIEGEIVEIAEEGDYTIEEVIAKVKTPDGEIKELKMYQRWPVRVKRPYKEKLPPEVPLITGQRTIDTFFPQAKGGTAAIPGPFGSGKTVTQHQLAKWSDAEVVVYIGCGERGNEMTDVLEEFPKLKDPRTGKPLMERTVLIANTSNMPVAAREASIYTGITIAEYFRDMGYNVALMADSTSRWAEALREISGRLEEMPGEEGYPAYLASKIAEFYERAGRVRTLGSDGRIGSVSVIGAVSPPGGDLSDPVVQNTLRVVKVFWALDADLARRRHFPAINWLTSYSLYVDSIKDWWHKNVDPEWKAMRDEAMALLQKESELEEIVRIVGPDALPERERAILLVARMIREDYLQQDAFHEVDTYCPPKKQITMMKVILNFYHYTMRAIDMGVPVEEIAKLPVREEIGRMKYNPNVEEIASLMKKTEEQFEELFKKYGE; this is encoded by the coding sequence AGAATGTATGAGGTCGTTAGAGTTGGAGAACTTGGGCTTATTGGAGAGATAATTAGACTGGAAGGAGACAAAGCTGTTATCCAAGTTTATGAAGAAACCGCAGGTGTTAGGCCCGGTGAACCCGTTGTCGGGACGGGAGCCTCTTTGAGTGTTGAGCTTGGTCCAGGGTTGTTAACCTCAATCTACGATGGAATACAGAGACCTCTAGAAATCTTGAGAGAGAAAAGCGGAGATTTCATAGGAAGAGGACTTACCGCTCCAGCGTTGCCTAGGGACAAGAAGTGGCACTTCACACCAAAGGTGAAAGTTGGTGATAAGATCGTTGGCGGAGACATAATTGGTGTTGTTCCCGAAACGAGCATCATAGAGCACAAAATAATGGTACCGCCCGGGATTGAAGGCGAGATAGTAGAGATTGCTGAAGAGGGAGATTACACGATAGAAGAAGTCATTGCAAAGGTTAAAACCCCAGACGGGGAGATAAAGGAGCTTAAGATGTACCAAAGATGGCCTGTTAGAGTTAAAAGACCATACAAAGAGAAGCTCCCTCCAGAGGTTCCGCTAATTACTGGTCAGAGAACCATCGATACTTTCTTCCCTCAGGCAAAAGGAGGAACCGCTGCAATTCCGGGACCATTTGGAAGTGGAAAGACGGTAACACAGCACCAATTAGCCAAGTGGAGTGATGCTGAAGTTGTAGTATACATTGGTTGTGGCGAGAGAGGAAACGAGATGACGGATGTTCTTGAAGAGTTCCCCAAGCTGAAAGACCCGAGAACAGGCAAGCCATTGATGGAGAGAACCGTTCTCATAGCAAACACCTCAAACATGCCCGTTGCTGCTAGAGAAGCCTCTATTTATACGGGAATTACAATAGCAGAGTATTTCAGAGATATGGGTTATAACGTAGCTTTAATGGCAGATTCAACTTCAAGATGGGCCGAAGCTTTGAGAGAAATCTCAGGAAGACTTGAGGAAATGCCTGGTGAAGAAGGTTACCCAGCTTATCTAGCTTCAAAGATAGCCGAATTCTATGAAAGGGCCGGAAGGGTTAGAACGTTAGGAAGTGACGGTAGAATTGGAAGCGTAAGCGTTATTGGAGCTGTTTCTCCGCCAGGTGGTGATTTGAGCGATCCTGTCGTACAGAACACTCTAAGAGTCGTTAAGGTCTTCTGGGCTTTGGACGCTGATCTGGCAAGGAGGAGGCATTTCCCGGCAATTAACTGGCTTACGAGCTATTCTCTCTATGTGGACTCTATAAAAGACTGGTGGCACAAAAATGTTGACCCAGAATGGAAGGCGATGAGAGATGAGGCAATGGCACTCCTGCAGAAGGAATCTGAGCTTGAGGAGATAGTTAGAATAGTGGGCCCAGATGCATTACCAGAGAGAGAAAGAGCTATCCTTCTAGTAGCAAGGATGATCAGAGAGGATTACCTCCAGCAAGACGCCTTCCATGAGGTTGACACGTACTGTCCTCCAAAGAAGCAGATAACAATGATGAAAGTTATACTCAACTTCTACCACTATACAATGAGGGCAATAGATATGGGAGTTCCGGTAGAGGAAATTGCAAAGCTTCCTGTTAGAGAGGAGATAGGAAGAATGAAGTACAATCCAAACGTTGAGGAAATAGCTTCACTAATGAAGAAAACAGAAGAGCAGTTTGAGGAGCTCTTTAAGAAATACGGGGAGTGA
- a CDS encoding ATP synthase subunit B, which translates to MPGMEYSTISKIYGPLMIVQGVKGVAYGEVVEIEVEGGEKRKGQVLEAREDLAIVQVFEGTRDLDVKTTRVRFTGETLKVPVSMDMLGRVFNGIGEPIDGGPEIIPEDRRDVHGAPLNPVARAYPRDFIQTGISAIDGMNTLVRGQKLPIFSGSGLPHNMLAAQIARQAKVLGEEEQFAVVFAAMGITYEEANFFKKSFEETGAIERAVLFLNLADDPAIERIITPRMALTVAEYLAFDYDMQVLVILTDMTNYAEALREISAAREEVPGRRGYPGYMYTDLATIYERAGRVRGRKGSITQMPILTMPDDDITHPIPDLTGYITEGQIVLSRDLHRKGIYPPIDVLPSLSRLMKDGIGKGRTREDHSQLSQQLYAAYAEGRSLRDLVAVVGEEALSETDRKYLEFADRFEREFVAQGYDEDRGIFETLDLGWDLLSILPESELKRVERKYIEKYHPKYRHSS; encoded by the coding sequence ATGCCCGGAATGGAATACTCCACAATAAGCAAGATTTACGGTCCTTTGATGATAGTTCAAGGCGTTAAAGGGGTAGCCTACGGGGAAGTTGTGGAAATAGAAGTCGAAGGTGGAGAGAAAAGAAAGGGGCAGGTGCTAGAGGCGAGAGAAGACCTAGCTATCGTCCAAGTTTTTGAGGGGACAAGAGACCTCGACGTCAAAACGACGAGGGTTAGATTCACAGGAGAAACGCTCAAAGTTCCGGTGTCAATGGACATGCTTGGAAGGGTATTCAACGGTATTGGTGAACCAATAGACGGTGGGCCTGAAATAATACCTGAAGACAGGAGAGACGTTCACGGAGCTCCTTTGAACCCTGTGGCAAGAGCATATCCAAGAGACTTCATTCAAACCGGTATCTCAGCAATAGATGGGATGAACACCCTTGTTAGGGGTCAAAAGCTCCCAATATTCAGCGGTAGTGGTTTACCTCACAATATGCTCGCCGCTCAGATTGCGAGACAAGCAAAGGTCTTGGGTGAAGAGGAGCAGTTCGCTGTTGTATTTGCCGCAATGGGTATCACATATGAAGAGGCAAACTTCTTCAAGAAGAGCTTTGAAGAGACCGGAGCAATTGAGAGGGCAGTGCTATTCCTTAACCTTGCAGACGATCCAGCAATTGAGCGTATCATCACCCCGAGAATGGCTCTTACCGTTGCTGAATATCTAGCTTTTGACTATGACATGCAGGTTCTGGTTATCTTAACGGATATGACCAACTATGCAGAGGCTTTGCGTGAAATTTCAGCAGCAAGAGAAGAAGTTCCAGGAAGAAGAGGTTATCCAGGTTACATGTACACTGACCTTGCAACTATCTATGAGAGAGCTGGTAGAGTCAGGGGAAGGAAGGGAAGCATAACTCAGATGCCAATACTCACAATGCCCGACGATGACATTACCCACCCAATTCCGGATCTTACAGGATATATCACCGAGGGGCAGATAGTTTTGAGCAGAGACCTTCATAGAAAAGGTATTTACCCACCAATTGATGTGCTCCCAAGCCTTAGCAGATTGATGAAGGACGGTATAGGAAAAGGAAGAACAAGAGAAGATCACTCCCAGCTAAGCCAGCAGCTCTATGCGGCTTATGCGGAAGGTAGGAGTCTTAGAGACCTTGTGGCGGTTGTAGGTGAAGAAGCCCTAAGTGAGACTGATAGAAAGTACCTTGAATTCGCAGACAGATTCGAGAGAGAGTTTGTCGCCCAGGGATACGATGAAGACAGGGGAATCTTTGAGACCCTAGACCTCGGATGGGATCTCCTATCAATACTGCCGGAGTCAGAGCTCAAGAGAGTAGAGAGGAAGTACATAGAGAAGTACCATCCAAAATACAGACACTCCTCTTGA
- a CDS encoding V-type ATP synthase subunit D — MTKILKVKPTRMELLRLKRRIKLAEKGHKILKEKQDALIMEFFTIYDEALALRRELNQKIAEAFEQLRLAEIDTGIVRLSEIALSVRPNKEIDIKRRNIMGVPVPLIEAEGFKRDPSERGYAFVSSSSKVDIASEKFEEVLELAIRLAEVEETLKRLAKEIEKTKRRVNALEYIIIPRMKETVKYISQHLDEMERENFFRLKRVKALLEAKAQA, encoded by the coding sequence ATGACGAAAATACTGAAAGTCAAGCCAACCAGAATGGAGCTTTTGAGACTAAAGAGAAGGATAAAGCTGGCTGAAAAGGGGCACAAAATTCTCAAGGAAAAGCAAGATGCCCTTATTATGGAGTTCTTCACAATATACGATGAGGCTCTGGCACTGAGAAGGGAACTCAATCAGAAAATAGCGGAAGCATTTGAACAGCTTAGATTAGCTGAGATAGACACGGGAATTGTCAGGCTTAGCGAGATAGCCCTTAGTGTAAGGCCAAATAAAGAGATAGATATTAAAAGAAGGAACATCATGGGAGTACCGGTGCCTTTAATTGAGGCGGAGGGATTTAAGAGAGACCCCAGCGAGAGAGGCTATGCTTTTGTTTCAAGTTCTTCCAAGGTGGATATTGCATCGGAAAAATTTGAAGAAGTTCTTGAGCTGGCTATAAGGCTAGCAGAAGTGGAGGAAACACTAAAGAGGCTTGCTAAAGAGATTGAAAAAACAAAAAGAAGGGTTAATGCCCTAGAATATATCATCATTCCAAGAATGAAAGAAACTGTGAAGTACATAAGTCAGCATCTGGATGAGATGGAGAGGGAAAACTTCTTCAGATTGAAGAGAGTTAAGGCTCTTCTCGAAGCTAAAGCTCAGGCTTAG
- a CDS encoding alanyl-tRNA editing protein produces the protein MTFKLFYIDPYLREASAKIEDVEVRGNRIRVLLDKTIFYPEGGGQPSDRGVIKGDGFRIEVEKVEGKDEIWHEGKLKGRIPKEGEEVKLELDWEWRYENMRQHTGQHILSAILKRMYNSDTTGFQIFSEYNKIEINFDEELTWQHILAAELEANEIVWANIPVEVKEYEELPEEVSSALRKSLPKDISGKIRVVKIGDVDLIPCGGTHVKNTGEVGFIKVLNFYRKTKNIWRIEFACGYRALIYLNKLLEDYWESLDKMPNKNRPLIERVEELKQELENIEKEKVELRRELWEWKGKALLSNADESDGIKVISYIESMDMKDAQAFIVYLVDKNPNTVVLAVGKNYVIFAKNKNTRGIRMNELLREVLKEVGGGGGGSEILAKGGGFKKTPEEVLEVARRILKEKLKS, from the coding sequence ATGACGTTCAAGTTGTTCTATATCGACCCCTACCTAAGAGAGGCTTCTGCAAAGATTGAGGATGTTGAAGTTAGAGGGAATAGAATTAGGGTATTGCTTGATAAGACAATATTTTATCCCGAAGGCGGCGGACAACCCAGCGACAGAGGGGTAATAAAGGGGGATGGCTTTAGGATTGAAGTTGAAAAAGTTGAGGGAAAAGATGAAATCTGGCATGAAGGAAAGCTCAAAGGGAGGATTCCAAAGGAAGGGGAGGAAGTGAAGCTTGAGCTTGACTGGGAATGGAGATACGAAAACATGAGGCAACACACTGGCCAGCACATACTTTCTGCAATCTTGAAAAGGATGTACAACAGCGATACCACTGGATTTCAGATATTCTCGGAATACAACAAGATTGAGATCAATTTTGATGAGGAATTAACGTGGCAACACATTCTCGCTGCAGAGCTTGAAGCCAATGAAATCGTTTGGGCCAACATTCCCGTAGAGGTTAAAGAATATGAGGAGCTTCCCGAAGAGGTAAGTTCCGCTCTTAGAAAATCCCTACCTAAGGATATATCAGGAAAAATCCGAGTGGTGAAAATAGGAGACGTTGATCTAATTCCCTGTGGAGGAACTCACGTAAAAAATACCGGAGAAGTTGGCTTCATAAAAGTCCTCAATTTCTACAGAAAAACCAAGAACATCTGGCGTATAGAGTTTGCCTGTGGATATAGGGCTCTCATATACTTAAACAAGCTCTTGGAAGATTACTGGGAAAGCCTAGATAAGATGCCCAACAAGAATAGGCCCCTGATTGAAAGGGTTGAAGAACTAAAACAAGAGCTCGAAAACATCGAAAAAGAAAAAGTTGAACTGAGGAGAGAGCTTTGGGAATGGAAAGGCAAGGCATTGCTTTCCAATGCCGATGAGAGTGACGGAATAAAAGTAATCTCCTACATTGAGTCAATGGACATGAAAGACGCACAGGCATTTATTGTGTATCTTGTAGATAAGAACCCTAACACAGTAGTTTTGGCAGTTGGAAAAAATTACGTGATCTTTGCAAAGAACAAAAACACGAGAGGCATTCGCATGAATGAACTCCTCAGAGAAGTTCTCAAAGAAGTCGGCGGCGGTGGCGGTGGAAGTGAGATTCTAGCAAAGGGTGGGGGCTTTAAGAAAACTCCCGAGGAAGTACTTGAAGTTGCAAGGAGGATATTAAAAGAAAAGCTTAAGAGCTAG
- a CDS encoding inositol-3-phosphate synthase has product MVRVVILGQGYVGSIFALGVERIKTGELGYYGIPLQNELPIKVEDIEIVGSYDVDKNKIGKSLYEVVKNYWDDKIPEALKNIIVRKGIHLRSLRNLPIEAEGLEDETSLKEAVEKLVEEWKELDVDVIVNVCTTEAFVPFGNKEELIKAIENDERERLTATQVYAYAAALYAKERGGAAFVNAIPTLIANDPAFVELAKESNLVIFGDDGATGATPLTADILAHLAQRNRYVRDIAQFNIGGNTDFLALTDKERNKSKEFTKSSVVKDLLGYEAPHYIKPTGFLEPLGDKKFIAMHIEYVSFNGAVDELVITGRINDSPALAGLLVDLVRLGKMAVERKEFGTVYEVNAFYMKNPGPREKGNIPRIIAHEKMRMWAGLKPKWL; this is encoded by the coding sequence ATGGTTCGTGTTGTAATACTAGGCCAAGGATACGTAGGGAGCATTTTTGCTCTTGGAGTTGAAAGGATAAAAACAGGAGAGCTTGGCTACTATGGAATTCCACTTCAGAACGAACTCCCAATAAAAGTCGAAGACATAGAAATCGTTGGAAGCTATGATGTTGACAAAAACAAAATTGGCAAGTCTCTATATGAGGTTGTGAAGAACTACTGGGACGACAAAATCCCAGAAGCCCTCAAGAACATAATCGTAAGAAAGGGAATTCATCTCAGAAGCTTAAGAAACCTCCCCATAGAGGCTGAGGGCCTTGAGGATGAAACGAGCCTTAAGGAAGCTGTTGAAAAGCTTGTTGAAGAATGGAAAGAACTTGATGTTGATGTAATTGTCAACGTTTGTACTACAGAAGCCTTTGTTCCGTTCGGAAACAAGGAAGAACTTATAAAAGCCATTGAAAACGACGAGAGAGAAAGATTAACTGCAACTCAAGTTTATGCTTATGCTGCCGCTCTGTACGCAAAGGAAAGAGGGGGGGCTGCTTTCGTAAACGCTATTCCCACACTCATAGCAAACGACCCCGCTTTTGTGGAGCTTGCCAAAGAGAGCAACTTAGTTATTTTTGGTGATGATGGAGCCACAGGAGCAACACCGCTAACAGCTGATATCTTGGCTCACCTAGCTCAGAGAAATAGATACGTTAGAGACATAGCCCAATTCAACATCGGTGGTAACACTGATTTTTTGGCTCTGACAGACAAGGAGAGAAATAAAAGCAAAGAATTCACAAAATCAAGTGTAGTTAAAGACCTCCTCGGCTATGAGGCTCCCCATTACATCAAGCCAACCGGGTTCCTCGAGCCGTTAGGAGACAAAAAATTCATTGCCATGCACATCGAATACGTCAGCTTCAACGGAGCAGTTGATGAGCTTGTGATAACCGGAAGAATCAACGATAGTCCAGCCTTGGCAGGGTTGCTGGTTGATTTAGTAAGATTGGGCAAAATGGCAGTAGAAAGGAAAGAATTTGGAACTGTCTATGAGGTTAACGCCTTCTACATGAAGAACCCGGGGCCAAGAGAAAAAGGCAACATCCCAAGGATAATAGCCCACGAAAAGATGAGAATGTGGGCAGGGCTAAAGCCAAAGTGGCTCTAG
- a CDS encoding ABC transporter substrate-binding protein: protein MKGKVGILLAMVVLFGVIASGCIGSQETSETKTTSVELTGDFVKDVLAIGKALESNGVSEVKFSAWGSGDPNSVMRVYGIVEAARRINKVWEENGVNVRITITDTHYVASFQDAYQEYLSKQPLGQAGDFFVNSYAFLPTLADEGYILDITEYANAYKNVIEDFYPSLIEASKFNGKLYGLPQDTEARPLYIRKDVAAKIGFNLEGIEEKVKNGEFTWSDVYYWAKKAKESGVEWGLIHRKGSAHPDLIQFIFAFGGKLYNEDSGKLVVDVPAVYKWLYVEWKFAQDGLLPKDIMSWDWAKQIHPAIVEGRTLFDIGGTWYWTEWQTKEYYGKEGTPRPLKPEEVQAWFAYTLFPAGEKGLKPVTLSQPFVWMINSKAGQQNPKYDELKDLYHKLAFLMIIKASDPDINAIHSVISAHLPVRKEAAKLISDEKWLNDLKNLNLDLDPQVKDNIKDIVATTVHPINAKFLADVSYMLEYTKLAPAHPKYPALADIFKEAVDKVLRGEMTPEEGVNYIIQKINADPELAQNVEVVGEIPRDWKFP, encoded by the coding sequence GTGAAGGGAAAAGTGGGGATATTGCTGGCAATGGTGGTGCTTTTTGGAGTGATCGCCAGTGGATGCATTGGTTCACAGGAGACCTCAGAGACCAAAACGACAAGCGTTGAGCTAACTGGAGACTTTGTAAAGGATGTTTTAGCAATAGGGAAGGCACTTGAAAGCAACGGAGTAAGTGAAGTAAAATTCTCTGCGTGGGGGTCTGGAGACCCCAACAGCGTGATGAGAGTTTATGGGATTGTAGAGGCAGCGAGAAGGATAAACAAAGTTTGGGAAGAAAATGGGGTTAACGTGAGGATAACAATAACGGATACACACTATGTTGCCTCTTTCCAAGATGCCTATCAAGAATATCTCAGCAAACAGCCCCTAGGACAAGCTGGGGATTTCTTTGTGAACTCTTACGCATTCTTACCGACCCTTGCAGACGAGGGTTACATTCTTGATATAACCGAATATGCAAACGCATACAAAAATGTGATAGAGGACTTCTATCCCTCACTTATTGAGGCATCAAAATTCAACGGGAAGCTTTACGGCTTGCCACAAGACACGGAAGCTAGGCCCCTATACATAAGAAAAGATGTTGCGGCAAAAATCGGCTTTAACTTGGAGGGAATTGAAGAAAAAGTTAAGAACGGAGAATTCACATGGAGCGATGTTTACTACTGGGCTAAAAAAGCAAAGGAAAGCGGAGTAGAGTGGGGATTGATACACAGAAAAGGATCCGCACATCCGGACCTAATTCAATTCATCTTTGCCTTTGGTGGCAAGTTGTACAATGAAGACTCTGGAAAGCTTGTGGTTGATGTTCCAGCGGTTTACAAGTGGCTTTACGTAGAGTGGAAGTTTGCCCAAGATGGATTGCTCCCCAAAGACATAATGAGCTGGGACTGGGCAAAGCAGATTCATCCTGCAATAGTTGAAGGAAGAACTCTCTTCGACATAGGCGGTACATGGTATTGGACAGAATGGCAGACCAAGGAATACTATGGAAAAGAAGGCACTCCAAGACCGCTGAAACCAGAGGAAGTTCAAGCTTGGTTTGCTTATACTTTGTTCCCAGCCGGAGAGAAGGGTCTAAAGCCTGTAACTCTAAGCCAGCCGTTTGTTTGGATGATAAACTCCAAAGCTGGCCAGCAAAATCCAAAGTACGATGAGCTCAAAGATCTTTACCACAAGTTAGCATTCTTAATGATAATAAAGGCAAGTGATCCCGACATAAACGCAATCCACAGTGTGATAAGTGCCCATCTACCAGTTAGGAAAGAAGCTGCAAAGTTGATCAGTGATGAGAAATGGCTCAATGATCTCAAGAACCTCAACCTTGATCTCGATCCTCAAGTCAAGGATAATATAAAGGATATAGTTGCCACCACAGTGCACCCAATAAACGCCAAGTTCCTCGCCGATGTGAGCTATATGCTCGAGTACACAAAACTAGCCCCAGCACATCCAAAGTATCCAGCATTGGCTGATATCTTCAAAGAGGCAGTGGATAAGGTATTGAGAGGAGAAATGACACCGGAAGAAGGTGTTAACTACATTATCCAAAAAATCAATGCAGATCCAGAATTAGCCCAAAACGTGGAAGTAGTGGGAGAAATTCCAAGGGACTGGAAATTCCCATGA
- a CDS encoding carbohydrate ABC transporter permease, whose protein sequence is MKGEKLRNLSFFLSPMIIMVGLFYLIPLIFTIYISFTKMRNWNIERYLTEIVGFYNYQRLFHMFQHDPLMRTVLLTTIVFVGITLIINVFGGLLLALGTFFINESSASAIRLLWLLPRMSPIAVYSLVWYYFFHGSNIGTLNSILMKFGVISQPVPWGQIVPWGAWSIIIFVNGLVGVSFGMIVFTSALNQIPKELVIAARVDGASAWQISRKILVPMMKWHFLYVLTWQFLSLLTTYPHLFLLVQWDLVSRDYGTTLALYVYNTAFGRGEQDQGLAAAAAVLLSIIGILGGFVTLKVLQFEKMIHEPRGDIE, encoded by the coding sequence ATGAAGGGAGAAAAGCTTCGAAACCTTTCCTTTTTTCTTTCTCCCATGATTATAATGGTTGGGTTATTCTATTTGATTCCCTTAATATTCACGATCTACATAAGCTTTACCAAGATGAGAAACTGGAATATTGAGAGGTACTTGACCGAGATTGTGGGGTTTTACAATTATCAGAGGCTCTTCCATATGTTCCAACATGATCCGTTAATGAGAACTGTGCTCTTAACTACTATCGTTTTTGTTGGGATAACCCTTATTATAAATGTCTTTGGAGGTCTTCTTTTGGCTTTAGGAACATTTTTCATAAATGAAAGCTCAGCTTCAGCCATTAGACTTCTATGGTTGTTGCCCAGAATGTCTCCCATAGCCGTTTACAGCTTGGTATGGTACTACTTCTTTCATGGGAGTAATATTGGTACTTTAAATTCCATCCTTATGAAGTTTGGTGTGATCTCTCAACCCGTTCCGTGGGGTCAAATCGTTCCGTGGGGAGCTTGGAGCATAATCATCTTTGTTAATGGTCTTGTGGGGGTTAGCTTTGGTATGATAGTATTCACCTCTGCTTTAAATCAGATACCAAAGGAACTCGTTATAGCGGCAAGGGTTGATGGAGCGTCGGCATGGCAGATTTCCAGAAAGATCTTGGTTCCAATGATGAAATGGCACTTTTTGTATGTATTAACTTGGCAGTTCTTGAGCTTATTAACAACCTATCCCCACTTGTTCCTTCTTGTTCAGTGGGATCTGGTGAGCAGGGACTACGGTACAACACTTGCTCTCTATGTTTATAATACCGCATTTGGAAGAGGAGAGCAGGATCAAGGTTTGGCAGCTGCAGCGGCGGTGTTGCTTTCCATAATTGGCATTCTCGGGGGATTCGTTACCTTAAAAGTGCTCCAGTTTGAGAAAATGATTCACGAGCCCAGGGGTGATATAGAATGA